The Megalobrama amblycephala isolate DHTTF-2021 linkage group LG7, ASM1881202v1, whole genome shotgun sequence genome window below encodes:
- the pou2f1a gene encoding POU domain, class 2, transcription factor 1a isoform X2: MADRGSTTQDERSTADSSSCPADLSKSSMENRAQGLQAAQANGLDAHKPNGQATSAISNAQAQALLQQLSLTPAQLLLQQTQAQLIAAAVQQSAGQQSSTTGANISASAATPITLSQPIQIASQLQPQGLNLQQFVLVQPGHSISPQIQPQFIISPSPQGQTGLLQAQNILTQLPQSQASLLPAQTSIALTTQAATPTRKIAAMPSPAAPAPKRVDGPCVEEASDLEELEQFAKNFKQRRIKLGFTQGDVGLAMGKLYGNDFSQTTISRFEALNLSFKNMCKLKPLLEKWLNDAENMSADCVVSSASEMSPGLCESLNRRRKKRTSIETSIRLALERSFLEQSQKPSSEEITLIADQLNMEKEVVRVWFCNRRQKEKRINPPSSCMGSSASAIKAIYSTSNTAVSSGTNTLTVNSVVPLSASSISNLTVGGALAQVTSHTPSVISMAPAIATPAPTVTSPSLTTSVTAVKQELSAVSSATTVTQGAGQLLVTGTGLGGANLTAVTGGLNPTIITPSQLTQGGTLLSLTPALGNTLMNNNTLATIQALASGGALPLTSIDGNTGLLFANTSAGNPASGLMTTPFFLNPSGFSLLPANLLSAGGAGGGALNLHVTSDVQQSPVATTTKNVALASKAQ; the protein is encoded by the exons ATTCTAGCAGCTGTCCAGCAGATCTGAGTAAAAGCAGCATGGAGAACCGAGCGCAAGGACTTCAAG CAGCTCAGGCCAACGGTCTGGACGCACACAAACCAAATGGACAAGCAACAAGTGCAATCAGCAACGCTCAGGCGCAGGCGCTGCTCCAGCAG TTGAGTTTGACTCCAGCGCAGCTGTTGCTGCAGCAGACGCAGGCGCAGCTCATCGCCGCAGCCGTGCAGCAGTCGGCCGGTCAGCAGAGCAGCACCACTGGAGCCAATATCTCCGCCTCCGCGGCCACGCCCATCACTCTGTCCCAGCCCATCCAGATCGCGTCT CAGCTGCAGCCGCAGGGTTTGAACCTGCAGCAGTTCGTGTTGGTTCAGCCGGGTCACTCCATCAGCCCTCAGATTCAGCCCCAGTTCATCATCTCTCCGTCTCCTCAGGGTCAGACCG GTCTCCTGCAAGCTCAGAATATCCTGACTCAACTACCTCAAAGCCAAGCCAGCCTCCTGCCCGCTCAGACCAGCATCGCTCTCACCACACAG GCGGCCACACCGACGAGGAAGATCGCGGCCATGCCGTCTCCAGCGGCTCCCGCTCCGAAGCGTGTGGACGGCCCGTGTGTGGAGGAGGCCAGCGACCTGGAGGAGCTCGAGCAGTTCGCAAAGAACTTCAAACAGAGACGCATCAAGCTGGGCTTCACTCAG GGTGACGTGGGGTTAGCGATGGGGAAACTCTACGGCAACGACTTCAGCCAGACCACCATCTCCAGATTCGAGGCCTTGAACCTGAGCTTCAAGAACATGTGCAAACTCAAACCACTGCTGGAGAAGTGGCTCAACGACGCAG AGAACATGTCAGCTGACTGCGTGGTGTCGAGTGCGAGCGAGATGTCTCCGGGTCTCTGCGAGAGTCTGAACCGGCGGCGTAAGAAGCGGACCAGCATCGAGACCTCCATCCGTCTGGCGTTAGAGAGGAGCTTCCTGGAG CAGAGTCAGAAGCCGTCATCGGAGGAGATCACACTGATTGCGGATCAGCTCAACATGGAGAAGGAGGTGGTGCGAGTTTGGTTCTGTAACCGCAGACAGAAGGAGAAGAGGATCAATCCTCCCAGCAGCTGCATGGGATCATCCGCGTCAGCCATCAAAGCCATCTACAGCACCTCCAACACTGCG GTGTCCAGCGGCACAAACACACTGACGGTGAATTCTGTAGTTCCACTGAGCGCCAGCAGCATCTCAAACCTCACGGTCG GTGGCGCTCTGGCTCAGGTGACGTCACACACTCCATCGGTCATCTCCATGGCGCCGGCCATCGCTACGCCTGCCCCCACTGTGACATCACCATCACTGACCACGTCTGTTACCGCTGTGAAGCAGGAGTTGAGCGCAGTTTCCTCGGCAACCACAGTCACGCAGGGGGCGGGGCAGTTGCTGGTGACGGGCACAGGACTGGGCGGAGCTAATCTGACTGCTGTCACTGGGGGTTTGAACCCAACGATTATAACGCCCTCGCAGCTGACGCAagg TGGGACGCTGCTGAGTTTGACTCCTGCTCTGGGAAACACATTGATGAACAACAACACACTGGCCACCATCCAGG CTCTCGCATCGGGCGGCGCTTTGCCTCTGACGTCCATCGACGGAAACACCGGCCTGCTGTTCGCCAACACCAGCGCAGGAAACCCCGCCTCCGGCCTGATGACCACGCCCTTCTTCCTCAACCCATCCGGCTTCTCTCTGCTGCCCGCCAATCTCCTGTCAGCGGGCGGGGCTGGAGGCGGAGCTCTCAACCTGCATGTGACCAGCGACGTGCAGCAGAGTCCTGTTGCCACGACGACGAAGAACGTGGCCTTGGCCTCGAAGGCCCAGTGA
- the pou2f1a gene encoding POU domain, class 2, transcription factor 1a isoform X9 produces MADRGSTTQDERSTADSSSCPADLSKSSMENRAQGLQAQANGLDAHKPNGQATSAISNAQAQALLQQLSLTPAQLLLQQTQAQLIAAAVQQSAGQQSSTTGANISASAATPITLSQPIQIASQLQPQGLNLQQFVLVQPGHSISPQIQPQFIISPSPQGQTGLLQAQNILTQLPQSQASLLPAQTSIALTTQAATPTRKIAAMPSPAAPAPKRVDGPCVEEASDLEELEQFAKNFKQRRIKLGFTQGDVGLAMGKLYGNDFSQTTISRFEALNLSFKNMCKLKPLLEKWLNDAENMSADCVVSSASEMSPGLCESLNRRRKKRTSIETSIRLALERSFLEQSQKPSSEEITLIADQLNMEKEVVRVWFCNRRQKEKRINPPSSCMGSSASAIKAIYSTSNTAVSSGTNTLTVNSVVPLSASSISNLTVGGALAQVTSHTPSVISMAPAIATPAPTVTSPSLTTSVTAVKQELSAVSSATTVTQGAGQLLVTGTGLGGANLTAVTGGLNPTIITPSQLTQGGTLLSLTPALGNTLMNNNTLATIQALASGGALPLTSIDGNTGLLFANTSAGNPASGLMTTPFFLNPSGFSLLPANLLSAGGAGGGALNLHVTSDVQQSPVATTTKNVALASKAQ; encoded by the exons ATTCTAGCAGCTGTCCAGCAGATCTGAGTAAAAGCAGCATGGAGAACCGAGCGCAAGGACTTCAAG CTCAGGCCAACGGTCTGGACGCACACAAACCAAATGGACAAGCAACAAGTGCAATCAGCAACGCTCAGGCGCAGGCGCTGCTCCAGCAG TTGAGTTTGACTCCAGCGCAGCTGTTGCTGCAGCAGACGCAGGCGCAGCTCATCGCCGCAGCCGTGCAGCAGTCGGCCGGTCAGCAGAGCAGCACCACTGGAGCCAATATCTCCGCCTCCGCGGCCACGCCCATCACTCTGTCCCAGCCCATCCAGATCGCGTCT CAGCTGCAGCCGCAGGGTTTGAACCTGCAGCAGTTCGTGTTGGTTCAGCCGGGTCACTCCATCAGCCCTCAGATTCAGCCCCAGTTCATCATCTCTCCGTCTCCTCAGGGTCAGACCG GTCTCCTGCAAGCTCAGAATATCCTGACTCAACTACCTCAAAGCCAAGCCAGCCTCCTGCCCGCTCAGACCAGCATCGCTCTCACCACACAG GCGGCCACACCGACGAGGAAGATCGCGGCCATGCCGTCTCCAGCGGCTCCCGCTCCGAAGCGTGTGGACGGCCCGTGTGTGGAGGAGGCCAGCGACCTGGAGGAGCTCGAGCAGTTCGCAAAGAACTTCAAACAGAGACGCATCAAGCTGGGCTTCACTCAG GGTGACGTGGGGTTAGCGATGGGGAAACTCTACGGCAACGACTTCAGCCAGACCACCATCTCCAGATTCGAGGCCTTGAACCTGAGCTTCAAGAACATGTGCAAACTCAAACCACTGCTGGAGAAGTGGCTCAACGACGCAG AGAACATGTCAGCTGACTGCGTGGTGTCGAGTGCGAGCGAGATGTCTCCGGGTCTCTGCGAGAGTCTGAACCGGCGGCGTAAGAAGCGGACCAGCATCGAGACCTCCATCCGTCTGGCGTTAGAGAGGAGCTTCCTGGAG CAGAGTCAGAAGCCGTCATCGGAGGAGATCACACTGATTGCGGATCAGCTCAACATGGAGAAGGAGGTGGTGCGAGTTTGGTTCTGTAACCGCAGACAGAAGGAGAAGAGGATCAATCCTCCCAGCAGCTGCATGGGATCATCCGCGTCAGCCATCAAAGCCATCTACAGCACCTCCAACACTGCG GTGTCCAGCGGCACAAACACACTGACGGTGAATTCTGTAGTTCCACTGAGCGCCAGCAGCATCTCAAACCTCACGGTCG GTGGCGCTCTGGCTCAGGTGACGTCACACACTCCATCGGTCATCTCCATGGCGCCGGCCATCGCTACGCCTGCCCCCACTGTGACATCACCATCACTGACCACGTCTGTTACCGCTGTGAAGCAGGAGTTGAGCGCAGTTTCCTCGGCAACCACAGTCACGCAGGGGGCGGGGCAGTTGCTGGTGACGGGCACAGGACTGGGCGGAGCTAATCTGACTGCTGTCACTGGGGGTTTGAACCCAACGATTATAACGCCCTCGCAGCTGACGCAagg TGGGACGCTGCTGAGTTTGACTCCTGCTCTGGGAAACACATTGATGAACAACAACACACTGGCCACCATCCAGG CTCTCGCATCGGGCGGCGCTTTGCCTCTGACGTCCATCGACGGAAACACCGGCCTGCTGTTCGCCAACACCAGCGCAGGAAACCCCGCCTCCGGCCTGATGACCACGCCCTTCTTCCTCAACCCATCCGGCTTCTCTCTGCTGCCCGCCAATCTCCTGTCAGCGGGCGGGGCTGGAGGCGGAGCTCTCAACCTGCATGTGACCAGCGACGTGCAGCAGAGTCCTGTTGCCACGACGACGAAGAACGTGGCCTTGGCCTCGAAGGCCCAGTGA
- the pou2f1a gene encoding POU domain, class 2, transcription factor 1a isoform X8 → MENRAQGLQAQANGLDAHKPNGQATSAISNAQAQALLQQLSLTPAQLLLQQTQAQLIAAAVQQSAGQQSSTTGANISASAATPITLSQPIQIASQLQPQGLNLQQFVLVQPGHSISPQIQPQFIISPSPQGQTGLLQAQNILTQLPQSQASLLPAQTSIALTTQAATPTRKIAAMPSPAAPAPKRVDGPCVEEASDLEELEQFAKNFKQRRIKLGFTQGDVGLAMGKLYGNDFSQTTISRFEALNLSFKNMCKLKPLLEKWLNDAENMSADCVVSSASEMSPGLCESLNRRRKKRTSIETSIRLALERSFLEQSQKPSSEEITLIADQLNMEKEVVRVWFCNRRQKEKRINPPSSCMGSSASAIKAIYSTSNTAVSSGTNTLTVNSVVPLSASSISNLTVGGALAQVTSHTPSVISMAPAIATPAPTVTSPSLTTSVTAVKQELSAVSSATTVTQGAGQLLVTGTGLGGANLTAVTGGLNPTIITPSQLTQGGTLLSLTPALGNTLMNNNTLATIQAALASGGALPLTSIDGNTGLLFANTSAGNPASGLMTTPFFLNPSGFSLLPANLLSAGGAGGGALNLHVTSDVQQSPVATTTKNVALASKAQ, encoded by the exons ATGGAGAACCGAGCGCAAGGACTTCAAG CTCAGGCCAACGGTCTGGACGCACACAAACCAAATGGACAAGCAACAAGTGCAATCAGCAACGCTCAGGCGCAGGCGCTGCTCCAGCAG TTGAGTTTGACTCCAGCGCAGCTGTTGCTGCAGCAGACGCAGGCGCAGCTCATCGCCGCAGCCGTGCAGCAGTCGGCCGGTCAGCAGAGCAGCACCACTGGAGCCAATATCTCCGCCTCCGCGGCCACGCCCATCACTCTGTCCCAGCCCATCCAGATCGCGTCT CAGCTGCAGCCGCAGGGTTTGAACCTGCAGCAGTTCGTGTTGGTTCAGCCGGGTCACTCCATCAGCCCTCAGATTCAGCCCCAGTTCATCATCTCTCCGTCTCCTCAGGGTCAGACCG GTCTCCTGCAAGCTCAGAATATCCTGACTCAACTACCTCAAAGCCAAGCCAGCCTCCTGCCCGCTCAGACCAGCATCGCTCTCACCACACAG GCGGCCACACCGACGAGGAAGATCGCGGCCATGCCGTCTCCAGCGGCTCCCGCTCCGAAGCGTGTGGACGGCCCGTGTGTGGAGGAGGCCAGCGACCTGGAGGAGCTCGAGCAGTTCGCAAAGAACTTCAAACAGAGACGCATCAAGCTGGGCTTCACTCAG GGTGACGTGGGGTTAGCGATGGGGAAACTCTACGGCAACGACTTCAGCCAGACCACCATCTCCAGATTCGAGGCCTTGAACCTGAGCTTCAAGAACATGTGCAAACTCAAACCACTGCTGGAGAAGTGGCTCAACGACGCAG AGAACATGTCAGCTGACTGCGTGGTGTCGAGTGCGAGCGAGATGTCTCCGGGTCTCTGCGAGAGTCTGAACCGGCGGCGTAAGAAGCGGACCAGCATCGAGACCTCCATCCGTCTGGCGTTAGAGAGGAGCTTCCTGGAG CAGAGTCAGAAGCCGTCATCGGAGGAGATCACACTGATTGCGGATCAGCTCAACATGGAGAAGGAGGTGGTGCGAGTTTGGTTCTGTAACCGCAGACAGAAGGAGAAGAGGATCAATCCTCCCAGCAGCTGCATGGGATCATCCGCGTCAGCCATCAAAGCCATCTACAGCACCTCCAACACTGCG GTGTCCAGCGGCACAAACACACTGACGGTGAATTCTGTAGTTCCACTGAGCGCCAGCAGCATCTCAAACCTCACGGTCG GTGGCGCTCTGGCTCAGGTGACGTCACACACTCCATCGGTCATCTCCATGGCGCCGGCCATCGCTACGCCTGCCCCCACTGTGACATCACCATCACTGACCACGTCTGTTACCGCTGTGAAGCAGGAGTTGAGCGCAGTTTCCTCGGCAACCACAGTCACGCAGGGGGCGGGGCAGTTGCTGGTGACGGGCACAGGACTGGGCGGAGCTAATCTGACTGCTGTCACTGGGGGTTTGAACCCAACGATTATAACGCCCTCGCAGCTGACGCAagg TGGGACGCTGCTGAGTTTGACTCCTGCTCTGGGAAACACATTGATGAACAACAACACACTGGCCACCATCCAGG CAGCTCTCGCATCGGGCGGCGCTTTGCCTCTGACGTCCATCGACGGAAACACCGGCCTGCTGTTCGCCAACACCAGCGCAGGAAACCCCGCCTCCGGCCTGATGACCACGCCCTTCTTCCTCAACCCATCCGGCTTCTCTCTGCTGCCCGCCAATCTCCTGTCAGCGGGCGGGGCTGGAGGCGGAGCTCTCAACCTGCATGTGACCAGCGACGTGCAGCAGAGTCCTGTTGCCACGACGACGAAGAACGTGGCCTTGGCCTCGAAGGCCCAGTGA
- the pou2f1a gene encoding POU domain, class 2, transcription factor 1a isoform X7, with translation MENRAQGLQAAQANGLDAHKPNGQATSAISNAQAQALLQQLSLTPAQLLLQQTQAQLIAAAVQQSAGQQSSTTGANISASAATPITLSQPIQIASQLQPQGLNLQQFVLVQPGHSISPQIQPQFIISPSPQGQTGLLQAQNILTQLPQSQASLLPAQTSIALTTQAATPTRKIAAMPSPAAPAPKRVDGPCVEEASDLEELEQFAKNFKQRRIKLGFTQGDVGLAMGKLYGNDFSQTTISRFEALNLSFKNMCKLKPLLEKWLNDAENMSADCVVSSASEMSPGLCESLNRRRKKRTSIETSIRLALERSFLEQSQKPSSEEITLIADQLNMEKEVVRVWFCNRRQKEKRINPPSSCMGSSASAIKAIYSTSNTAVSSGTNTLTVNSVVPLSASSISNLTVGGALAQVTSHTPSVISMAPAIATPAPTVTSPSLTTSVTAVKQELSAVSSATTVTQGAGQLLVTGTGLGGANLTAVTGGLNPTIITPSQLTQGGTLLSLTPALGNTLMNNNTLATIQAALASGGALPLTSIDGNTGLLFANTSAGNPASGLMTTPFFLNPSGFSLLPANLLSAGGAGGGALNLHVTSDVQQSPVATTTKNVALASKAQ, from the exons ATGGAGAACCGAGCGCAAGGACTTCAAG CAGCTCAGGCCAACGGTCTGGACGCACACAAACCAAATGGACAAGCAACAAGTGCAATCAGCAACGCTCAGGCGCAGGCGCTGCTCCAGCAG TTGAGTTTGACTCCAGCGCAGCTGTTGCTGCAGCAGACGCAGGCGCAGCTCATCGCCGCAGCCGTGCAGCAGTCGGCCGGTCAGCAGAGCAGCACCACTGGAGCCAATATCTCCGCCTCCGCGGCCACGCCCATCACTCTGTCCCAGCCCATCCAGATCGCGTCT CAGCTGCAGCCGCAGGGTTTGAACCTGCAGCAGTTCGTGTTGGTTCAGCCGGGTCACTCCATCAGCCCTCAGATTCAGCCCCAGTTCATCATCTCTCCGTCTCCTCAGGGTCAGACCG GTCTCCTGCAAGCTCAGAATATCCTGACTCAACTACCTCAAAGCCAAGCCAGCCTCCTGCCCGCTCAGACCAGCATCGCTCTCACCACACAG GCGGCCACACCGACGAGGAAGATCGCGGCCATGCCGTCTCCAGCGGCTCCCGCTCCGAAGCGTGTGGACGGCCCGTGTGTGGAGGAGGCCAGCGACCTGGAGGAGCTCGAGCAGTTCGCAAAGAACTTCAAACAGAGACGCATCAAGCTGGGCTTCACTCAG GGTGACGTGGGGTTAGCGATGGGGAAACTCTACGGCAACGACTTCAGCCAGACCACCATCTCCAGATTCGAGGCCTTGAACCTGAGCTTCAAGAACATGTGCAAACTCAAACCACTGCTGGAGAAGTGGCTCAACGACGCAG AGAACATGTCAGCTGACTGCGTGGTGTCGAGTGCGAGCGAGATGTCTCCGGGTCTCTGCGAGAGTCTGAACCGGCGGCGTAAGAAGCGGACCAGCATCGAGACCTCCATCCGTCTGGCGTTAGAGAGGAGCTTCCTGGAG CAGAGTCAGAAGCCGTCATCGGAGGAGATCACACTGATTGCGGATCAGCTCAACATGGAGAAGGAGGTGGTGCGAGTTTGGTTCTGTAACCGCAGACAGAAGGAGAAGAGGATCAATCCTCCCAGCAGCTGCATGGGATCATCCGCGTCAGCCATCAAAGCCATCTACAGCACCTCCAACACTGCG GTGTCCAGCGGCACAAACACACTGACGGTGAATTCTGTAGTTCCACTGAGCGCCAGCAGCATCTCAAACCTCACGGTCG GTGGCGCTCTGGCTCAGGTGACGTCACACACTCCATCGGTCATCTCCATGGCGCCGGCCATCGCTACGCCTGCCCCCACTGTGACATCACCATCACTGACCACGTCTGTTACCGCTGTGAAGCAGGAGTTGAGCGCAGTTTCCTCGGCAACCACAGTCACGCAGGGGGCGGGGCAGTTGCTGGTGACGGGCACAGGACTGGGCGGAGCTAATCTGACTGCTGTCACTGGGGGTTTGAACCCAACGATTATAACGCCCTCGCAGCTGACGCAagg TGGGACGCTGCTGAGTTTGACTCCTGCTCTGGGAAACACATTGATGAACAACAACACACTGGCCACCATCCAGG CAGCTCTCGCATCGGGCGGCGCTTTGCCTCTGACGTCCATCGACGGAAACACCGGCCTGCTGTTCGCCAACACCAGCGCAGGAAACCCCGCCTCCGGCCTGATGACCACGCCCTTCTTCCTCAACCCATCCGGCTTCTCTCTGCTGCCCGCCAATCTCCTGTCAGCGGGCGGGGCTGGAGGCGGAGCTCTCAACCTGCATGTGACCAGCGACGTGCAGCAGAGTCCTGTTGCCACGACGACGAAGAACGTGGCCTTGGCCTCGAAGGCCCAGTGA